Within Tolypothrix sp. PCC 7910, the genomic segment GTTTGCGCTATGCCTTTTTGGGAGGCTGTAGTGCTTCACTACATTTATACTACATCATGTATTACAAGGTGTCAAGAGCATACTACAAAGTTTTTAAAAGAATTGAGAGGGCAAGGGTTGCTTAATGGCTGTATTGCCCTCTATAGCTAGGGTTGAGCAATTTACTCAGCTTCAGTCAGGCGTTGTGCGTTCCAGAATTGTTCTGCAAATGCCACTGCTGGGTGAATTGGGGCTTTGGGCTTGGTTTTCAGTACCATTCCCGCTTCATGGGGGAGGCGATCGCTCTTTGTAGAGTTACATCTCTCACAAGCTGTGACAACGTTATCCCAGGTATGCTGTCCACCTTTGGAACGGGGTATTACATGGTCGAGGGTTAGACGCTTGGTGCTACCGCAGTATTGGCAGGTGTGGTTATCACGCTTAAGTACTTCACGTCGATTGACAGGTGGTACTTTCCAATGCCGTTCGGGATTGCCAATGGTTAAGCGAATATGTTCGGGAACTTGTAGTACGACATTAGGAGAACGCACTTCCCACTGCTTTGTAGTACCAAAATTCAACGATTCTGCTTGTCCGGTAACTAACAGCGCGATCGCTCGTTTGATATTAATGCGTGCTAGTGGTAGGTAGTTCTTGGAAAAAACCACAACTGAATTTTGTAATATTTGTGGTTCCTGAAAAGGTGGTTGAGCTTGCATACGT encodes:
- a CDS encoding HNH endonuclease; protein product: MQAQPPFQEPQILQNSVVVFSKNYLPLARINIKRAIALLVTGQAESLNFGTTKQWEVRSPNVVLQVPEHIRLTIGNPERHWKVPPVNRREVLKRDNHTCQYCGSTKRLTLDHVIPRSKGGQHTWDNVVTACERCNSTKSDRLPHEAGMVLKTKPKAPIHPAVAFAEQFWNAQRLTEAE